The genomic DNA TCTGCTTGGGCCtaaagcctgatttatactcAGTCGCTCGACACTTCAACAAAAACTCGAAGAAGGAACACTAAATTTATGCTCAAAATCAATGCTCtaaattattattgtcatgTGGAGATGATGATTACCAATCTTTTTGCAGTTTGCCTgcaaaaagatgttttttttttcttttttctgtccatATCTTGATGCATCTAAGTGTTTTATATTAGCGAATACATTAAAGTCATGAAACATCTGCTTCTACTTATTTGTTTTGGGGCCATTCTTTGCTGAAATGTCAGGACATGCAGTAATAAATTGCTGGAGTTACCGTCTAAAAACACCTACATACAATTATTACATATAAATGTTCAGGCTTGTCCTTTCTTACTTTACTCCAGTTGTGTGTCAACATTTTACCCTACTTTTAGCCATttctatgatatttttttttacgttgAACTTACTTCCTGACACAGGCCAGATTAACTCACTGAGCAAAAAGACAGTCAGTCAGCCCGTTTTATCGCTTGGCCCTTGTCGCGTGTTGGTGCGCCAGTCTCCCCGTGTACAGTGCATGACACATAATGGCACTGCTTTACGACAGCACCCcctcccgcacacacacacacacacacacacactcacacacacaccctctgccACTAGctatatttcatatatattatAGCTGAGAGTAATCAATATAATGTCAATAACAATAgtcataacaataacaacaacaacaacaacgctcTAGTATTTCTCTGTTGAGTCATGGACACCTTTGGTGTGAACTGTCAAGGTCGTCAAGGTTGCAGGCAGCGACCTGTGGACAGACGGAGGGATGGACGGACAGAGTAAAGGATGGACGTGACAGAAAGCATCTGGACAGACAGACGTCTCCTCTGGTCATATTTTTCACTGTACAGAGTTGTAGTGTGATGATGGGACATAAATGACAAACTACATTGAGCTACACTTGAGGTGTGTGTTTAAACCGTGTGTGAGTTAGTGCTCCCTGAACTTCCTCTTCTAAATCCATTTCATCAAACTTACTTTTGCCCTCTTCACACTTGCTCTTCAGTATTTGGTAACACGTGTAGACTTTGCATTATTTCACTTATTTGgcttaaaagaaaatgaataaagtgtTTATCCTTTGGAGAAAAGAAGTGACAGCAgcgtttttttttaagcaataaaaagtagcagcagtagcaatttaataaataaaatagtttaaacAGAACATCATAAACACAACGTGGTAACTTACTCACCAAAATCAAAATTGGCTAATTGGTGTAACACCATGAAAGCTTTTTACAATAACCAGCTGGCCTGAGCACAGCGGTCCTGTGAAACGTGGCCTGATGTTTTCCTTACAGATTTTCTGTCTGCTCTTTTAAAATCTTACTTCCCGTCGTTCAACTCCAGTTCGTCTGACTTTCCTTTAACTTCCTATCCCACTTTCTTAATACTCTGCTTTCCTTCTCACCTCACACTTTCCtctcaactcttttttttccctgacattTCATTTCCACTCGTCTTCTTTGCCATCTAAACAACATTCCCAGATTTCTCACTATCTGACACTTcacagtttctttgctccttaaaTGCCACTCCTCAGGTCCCAGTGTCTAGCAGTGATTTGGTTCAGTGCATGACATGAAGTGTGGGAGTTTTGAGTGTGCACGACTGGCAGGCTTTGGCAGTGTCCATTTAACTAGGGGAGGCATTGGGAATCAGGTCACTCAATCTCTGTAAACCTGTACTCATAAACTGCATATTTACATGGCAGCTTTAAACAGATCGCATTCACTGTAATCTTTACAATCCTCTAGTTCGTGAGTCTCAATGTCTAATTAACGGAAGGTCACTTGTCAGGTTGTAGTGGGGCATCATTGTGTCTGGTCAATCTTAATTTGCCTTTGCTTAATCACTTGTTAGGTTTTCAAAAGTTTGGCCTGGGGTAAAAACTACACATGTAAAATTATGACCCTGAGAAtcagcaaaacaaaatattttcgAACACTATCTACTGTACTGAGAGGACAAAATATAAGTCTGACAGACAAACAccaagacaaataaaaatgaacaaaacacagaTGTGCTGGTGTCATTTAACAATTATTAATGTAGGTGTGCACCAAGTTAGCTGAAACCCATGCTCTAAAATCACTTACCCTAAGACTTTTCCGTGGTTTTGTACAGTCTGAAATTCTCACAGACACAGGTCTAAATCTGTCAGCCTCCATCAGCAACAATAACCTACACACACCCTTTGGTCTGGAAACTGTGGAGTCTTACGTCACACTAAACAGCAGAGGTGGACAAAGAGAGGTGGACAACGACAAAGAGGTAGACAAACGGAGAGTGAAGTAAAGAAATACTCCACAGGTAAGAGGATCTACATCGTTCGTTTCCTTTATACAAGATAAGCTCCTGTTCTTAGCCTTCTCAACGTAAAAGCACTCTGCTCCCACTTTTTACTTCCAAACCTCTCTTCGTCCTCACACCAGTAACAGTAAATAAGTCTCACACCCTCAGCTTTGTCTCcgaaaatacttaaaaatgttCTATCCCTCCATATCATGTAGTGCTCTCTTCTAACTCAAtgtgaatacacacacaaaaatatataaGCGGCTCATACTCGATATCATACTAGAATGCAACActaatttttttgtaattcttTTTCATTTCGTTTTTCCAATTATGCAGGTGAATACAATGACGACGATTCTAAACATAGTTAATATCAAACGTAATGAGACTAATATTTctgttaacaaaaaaatattaactaACGGATTAATTTGTTCTCAGTTGTGTTAGAGCAGTAGTGTGAAGATGATTGAAATGACAAGCAAGAAATCGCTTACTTACAGAAACAACTAGTgattggacacacacacacacactaacacagagataataGAAACACCTGAAGAACAATAATTGCACTGGACTTTGCTGTGTCCTCTATAAAATGTATGTACAAGAGTGATTCATGTTTGCTAATGTAGCAGATGCTTTGTTCCAGTGTGTAGTGACTACTCTGTTGACCAATCCAAAGGCTTGGATCGATGCTCTTGAGACAAGCGTTGTCTAATGAAACTAGTGAAAAGTGGAAGGAaatgtataaacacacagtggatagacacacatttgtattaaagtcaatgtgagtgtgtaagagTGATGTATTCTGTGATGTGACGTGGTATGATAGTGTAACAGTGGGTAAACAAAAGACGCCAACTACAGTGTCGGCCCTTTTCTGCTCCCTACTCCTCTGTCTGCCTGTCCAGATtcaatgtaagaaaaaaaaacaagcaaacccatgccatctatccatccatgaGTCCATCTCTTCATCCATCAttccatctgtccatccagaGACCTCCATCGAGTTTCCCGTAGCTTCCTCCTACTTTTGCAGGTTCCCCGGTGGACAGATGGACAGGTGGGCCCGAGTCTAACACTAGTCTTAGCTGATGATGCTGGGCTAGACTAGAACAGACCGAGTCTGGGCTTGGCAAAGCTAAAGCTAGGCTAAACTAGCGTATGGCTAAGCTAACGCCCGGCGGGGCTAGGCTACCTACTGAAGAGTGAGTGGAGCTGATGCTGATGGCTGTAACACTGGCTGCTGCGAGGCGACTCGGTGCGTTCCATCACCGTCTGAAACCAACCGGCAACGTCTACCTCCAGCACCTCGTAACGCCGGATGAAATTATGCTCCTGGGTgacggaacacacacacacacacaagacacagacacagacacacacacacacacacacacacacacacacacacacacacacacgacaaagGCAGAAAGTTCAGTTACAATTTAGGTAATTCTGTTTATTCTGACAATTTCTCATTAATGCCTTGTGACCTACCAGCAGCCGGTGATATTTTGGCCTTTTTCTGTGATCCTTTGTGAGGCTGAGAAGAGATATGCGCATGAAAAAGCCAGACTGCAATATATGAATTTGAATATAATCACTTGCAAAGAGTGTTTTGAACTCACCAGTCTTTGACGAAGGACTGGAAGTCGAGGGAGAAGCCCATACcgagaggcagcagaggaggatcttcctgcagcactttggtcaaaacCTCAAAGTCTGTCTTGCAGTTCTTGTATGGAAACTGTCCCGTAGCCAGCTCCACCTACAGAGACACAACTAGCCTTTAAATTTGACCTAATTTTAGTTTTGACTATTggttattaatataataaatatagaaTAAGAAGAAACATAGGAATAGTCACTTAACAGGCCCAAATCATGGCAAACATTTTAACAGGCCAcagtggaaaaagagaaaaacaatctGTATGGTTTCATGGcgttatatgtactttaggttTGCTATATGCTATAGCTTTGCTTTATGGACGCTGTCACTTTGCGCCGCAATGTTCCTCCAGCAGCTCGAACAGACAAACAAGCCAAAGCATGTATTTCACCTTTTAAGATAAAATTATCTTTCCTTCGTTCCATAATAGGGTCATTTGCAAATGTCAAAAAAACGCATGTCAAAATTAAGTGTTAGAGATTAGGTATATTGTAGTAGAGttaccacacaaaaaaaaccaaacaccaCACAAATCTTGTGGAACCCTTTGACTGGTCATAAACACCCAGACTGACACTCCTCTTATATACGGTGATAAATGATGACAAAATTACCAGAGAGATGCCAAGGCTCCAAACATCTGCTCGGATGTCATAGTCAGGTTTGGTGGGATCAGGTGGGTCTATTCTCTCAGGCTACAGgataaaagacaacagccaaaTCAGTGGTTCTATCACACACAAATTATACCTttgcaaacatacagtatactgtgtttgtaaaattacaacaggaaagtgacttTGTTCAAATTGTTTTGagtgtacatgtttgtgttttcactcactgCCATGTATGCGGCACAGCCAGCACTGCGGGTCTTGGCCTTGGAGTCAACGAGGCGTCCACTGATGCCAAAATCACAAAGTTTGATCTGACCTTTAGCATCCAGGAGGATGTTTGAGGGTTTGACGTCCCGGTGGATGACACCGTGCTTCTCTTTTAGGTACTGCAACGCTTTCACAATCTGGAGCGGAAACGCACAGAACAAGACCAAACAGTGAGAACTAAACAATCAAAATAGcactttgtatgtgtgtgcgcgtttcTTCCACTTACAGCTACTGTCATTTTTCCTAAGATCCGCTCTGGGATGGGGCCCTGGATTCTCTTCTTCAGCTTCTCTGCACATGTTCCCATTAGCTCCATGGCAATGAATACATCCGtctgtacatgtacacacacacacacacagacacatgtccagcTTTTACCAGTTCAGAAAGTGAGTTAAGTGACATTCAAATGTAGAAGTGAGTGAAGCATTATAGAGACACACGTTGGTAACTATGGCACCGTAGCACTGGATGATGTAAGGACAGTCGTGACTTTTCAGCACCACATCCAGGTCCATCAGAATCCTCTTGTTCTCGTCCTTGTTTCCTGTGCGACGCATTTGCTGAtgacacacatggacacacactaAGATTCATGCTAGCATCTCAATGTATAAAGTACAAGTTAAGAAACACACCATTTGGAAATCCCAAGACTCTTCCGATAACCTGACTGACTGCCTAATTATTACACAGCGCAGACAGCTACAATTAAGTCAGCTCATAAACAGGAGGGTTGTTATTACTGCCACTGTGTTGGTAAACTAGCCACAATTAATGCACAGCAGAAAACGTGTCTGAGCTGAGGTGAAAATCACGCTCCTACTGTGTTTGATCATGCTATGAGATGTGAGTTTGTGGCTCTGTGGTCGTAGCAGGGGAAAGTTGTGAGAAAATGTAacaaatatactatatatactgtatttttattagaatgcgcttccaaataCTAATAAAAGTGAAGTTCTTTTTTAGATAATATAGTTATATTTAATGAAATTCAGAATGTATTCATTTCAATGTCTATGTTTCTCCCTAGAGCAACTGCTTTTAGCTCAATCTTTTAcataaaactaataataattaaataaacaaaaacaataaacttATGACAGGGAAGACAAGGGTATTCAGCTATTTTACatctaaaacaaatgaaaatggagatTTCATTTCACAGAAAATAGGCTGAATCAGATCAGTAATATCTCTAGCCTATAGATGTCTGTTAGATTCCTTTCAGCCACACTGGCTACGCCTGCAAAATTCACCTGTGTAACAAGAGCGACTGATTTCTAGACAGAATCTGTTCAATAGAGCACATGTTCTTCAGCCAAAGCAATTACATCTTTTGTATTTTAGACGCGCGAATAGATATTTGCAGATAATTTCATCCTGGTGACAGATGCTTCGTGGCTGTTTGTGAATATACCAGGCTCATCGTCTGATGAAAGCATGAAGCTGGATCCTGAGCACACTCGGGCTAATGCGGGATAAGATGTAGCTGGTTGTGTGAGACCTGTTAACAAGTAAGAGCAGCGGGGTCTTACTTTGACAGCAATGACATGGCCCGTCTTCTTGAATCGCACTTTGAAGACCTGTCCACATGTGCCACTGCCAATCTCCCCCTCACTGATCAGGTCTGTCACCTCTGCTGGATACCGCTGTGGACGCACAAACACATCAACTGAAAAGATTGTAGGTCCTGCACAACTAATTTTGACAGGTTAAACAGTTAACTGAAGATTATTTGTTGTGTACCATATGGACACAGTTAACTCTTCTGAGGAATGATTTGGTGTGTAAATAAACAGCTTCCCCATGGACCACGGCTGAGAATGCCAGCACACAGTGAGAAGAAACACAATTTCCATGCATAATAGAAGTTAAATCATTGTTGATTCAAATACTGTGAGTAAAAGCTCACTGAGTGCATGATGCAGCAACCCCTCAGGGCTAATGAGGGGAGGTAAAAACAATCTGGAGTGCAGAGTTGAGTCATATGAACTTCTCAAGCTTCTTTAAAGTCAGATTGATTTTTATCTTAGTCACATagaaaaaatgtcagaaagagCTGTAGTTTTATTGATTGCTGCTCAAAACACTGAAGAGATAAGTCCAGCTTATTCAATGTTTTTACTAtcaagtttgattttattgTCCAGCCCTCCAGCTAAAGTcccacaaaaatacaaaactgacattttgtaTTTTCCTTATCTCTCAATTTACTTAATGGTTccaacagaaaagaaaatgtcctgcTGTTTGTACCAAACCATTCTCAAAAAGGAGTAAAGGAATTTGCAGGGGACTATTTCCTTCCATGAAATAACACAACCAGTATTTATTGCAcataaatacagcagcaggacagTGAATGAGGGATCCACACAAAGTAAATTCCTGTTCACACAACGATGGTAATGAAAAAACCTGCAGTGCAAAAGTGAGACATatgtgatttgatttttgaCTACAGCAGATCTCTGTGACACAGGAATAAGCCGGCATGCTCATTGCTGCATTTGACaataaggaaaataaagatAGAATAATACTATACATACAACCTCACATCCTGCTTTTCAGGTACAATATTGATGGCATGAACCGGATTATGGAATTCGGGTGAATTAACATGTGTGGAAAGCTCACCTGACCATCGATCTTCAGGTATCCTGTCTGTTTCATGATCTCCTGAAGTTTTTGGTCAATCTCTGCACTGTGGGAAGACAAGAATGCACATGGTCATGGGGTGTAACTGCCacatgaaggatatttttttttagtaccagACATCCATGAAAAGAGCCTTCATAGGCTCTATGAAGTGgaggctgtttgtctctgtacaCCTCATCAACCCAAACTCTCTGCATGTTCACTTGCTCTTCTTCAATTGCTCATTCATACAGGTTAGCAGCCAGCATTTGTGTTACCGTGTGTGGTCATAACAATCTCGTGTGTTCAAAAAATCTTGTAGCACATCACATCAAGGACAAAATACTCCGGTTTTTGTCTCTGGTTTATTTTGGCTCacgtcacaaacaaacacctacGCATTTCAGCACATAACCTTCATCAGAGCTTTAATATTGTGCAGGTTTAAGTTGCCATTATACACGAGGGCAGAGAAAGTCCACAGTTGAAGGTGGGCAAGGACCAATTACCAACAACCCCACCACATTCAGTCTGAGACTCCACAAACTCCACTCTGGCTATTCATCACTAACTCAAAATAAGCAAACACAAGTCTTTAACTGATAATCTTAACTCGGGCAATACAGATTTGGTAATTGTGCCTGGTGCAATAATACAATTAATGCAAAATCATTTAACCATCCTCACCTATTTGTAAATTTATAAACTGCAACTTAACATGGTAACGTGACCCTGTGGAACCAAACGCCCCCTTAAACAACAAATCTCTAAGCACAGTAACTGTAATCCATACAAGTAACATGGATTATGCAAttgcaaaaaatgtcactttatgCTATGCTATGTATCATTTTCCATTATGGtttctacattttaaatttaatttaattttgaacatttaaaatgatattgttAAGGTGTTAAATAGCAGACAGTGATTTGATTATATGCTATTGGACTGATTTCTGATTATTAAATGTTCCTACGTTACAGAAAAAATTTAATGTTCTGATTTAGTATTGCGGTTGCACATATACTGAAAGTCAACATACTTCTCTAGACTCTTCTGTAGGCCATATGGAGGTGTGGGCAGGGTGAGCATGTGTCGCGGGCGGCTGGGGTAGGGGTGGTGCTGTGGCGAACTCTCTGAAGACGATGAACGACTGCCTCCGTCGTTGGCCAGTGGCAGTTGAAGTGCTGGGTAGGGATGGTGGGGACAAGACACATTAGACAGAGACTCAAGaagaagatgtgtgtgttttacaccaGAGGCCAGCATGCCAGAGAGTGTAAGATCATGGCTATGTTTATTCATGCATTCAATGAATCCCTTATTTTAGTAATTGTATGCTGATGTGCACATGTAGAAGTGGTGATAATGCATTATTAATTTATGAGTGAATTTTGCCCTTTGTTTGGTaaatttgcatttcatttatcCTTCCTGAAAACTGTCCTTCAGACTGTTTCGCACTGAAGTGTCCGGACCCCGGACCGAAATGAACGTCATCTATTATATCACGGGTCATATCgtctaaaaatgattttctaatTAGTTGCATGGAGTAGAAAGGAAACTGACCTTGGCGAGGTCAAAGAATCCTTATCTATGCCCTGTGTATTATTTAAACAGCATGTGAACtaacagctttgtttttttggtgttttttttccgctGATGTCCCAAAccaatgtcaaaacaaacagtttatcTCCGAGCAAAAGCAACACTACTCTCAGGCAGAGAGACGGCACAGTGTTAGCCCACAGCTCGGGAGGTACAACAGTCCACAGGCTGGTTTTGAAAGAAAACTACAGTTTATTAAAAGTTTAGTTTCTTAAACCAATGCCAGCAAAACTAAAGTGTGATCTCAGCAAACAGCAGGGCATCAGTTTATAtagaagtaaaaacaaatttTCAATTTGTAATGCATTCAGGAACCAATAAGTTGATGTGTATGAAAAGTTTGCGATGGACATTGTGGTCATTGCGCTTTTCACCTTAGTTTTCTGCAACCGTTCGCCTCTGTTACCCAATAGGACATCTTTTAAGTGAAGTTATAACCGATAAATCTGAcggattattaaaataaataaaacctaacTAATGATAAACTGTAGTTTGTTGTAAAAGGCAATGTTATCCACACAAAGCCACACAGTCTACTAATACACATCAATAACTTAATAACAATATAGTAAATACCGATCAAGTAACTGGCACCGATATTGAAATGGAAGATGCAACATGCCTCTGGTCCCTGTTAAATACAGGAGTAAATCATGCATGAACAGACATGTTTAAACTCTGATGGCCTTGTAgtaacagttgtgtgtgtgcaagattGGTGATTATTTAGTGCTTAATTTTATACTTTTTGTCCGTCACATTAGTAACGTCAAAAACATGTTCAACAACAGCCTGAAAAACATCTCATAGTTCATGCAACTGCAtaattgtgattgtttttgtagTAGCAGGCTGGCAACTCCTGTGGGACTGCCAGCGGGTGTTTGGATCCATGAGTCACCTGTGAATGGATGAGCCTGTAAACGGAGAATCAGTTAGTGAACGGGAGGAGGAGTTAGTGTGGAGCGGAAGGAAGACACAAGCAGTTTTTGGCACAGATCACATCTCCACAGCTCTGCTGGCTAAAGATGGAGGCACGGGACGATACGGCTGACAGGCAGACAGGGcaaggagaggggagagagataTTGCAGGCACTGTTGCACTGCCTCCTGCTCACAGAGTGCTGCTGCAACTGGAaggcggaggaggagagagggatgcCAGAGGATGAATAATAGACAAATAACATCAAACAGtctgtgagaaagaaaaagaggtgaGAACTACACAGTACAGAGTAAGCTGGAATTCAGTTGGTCAGTCAGACTCGGACAGGAAGGAGTATCTTCAGTcgttacacacagacacaagagaGACGGAGAAAAGCCAGAGTGTTGACAGGACTCCTGCAGACAGACCAGTGGGGATGCTGAATGAAAGACTgtgtcaaacaaaacacaacccaAACCATTGTGCCGTGCAGGAAAGCCACATGCACCGTGATTCTCTGCCTCCAGCAAAACAAAGGTTAATCATCTGACACATGTCAACACACATGGATACACTGTGAACATCAACACAAACCAACACTGCCCTGCCactggcacagacacacacagccagaGAGGAGAAGGGATGGAAAGATGGAGCAAGGATGTGATTTGAGAGGAGGTGTAAATAAATGGTCAGCTAAAATATCAGTACTGGTCAGGGACTGGTTTCACAAACATGGATTAAACTTTTACCCCGCAGAGGAAATTCTCATTCAGTTGCAAATCTTCCAGGCCACTGGTGTGAGTTAGAGGGTAGGGGAttaaatgtgtgagtgacagagaatatgtgtgtgtgtgtcagggagaTGATTTTTGAATTACAAAGTCAGCATGCTTAAAAATTGTGGCTGTAATCcacaatgaaaataaactttacttCACCTTTACTGAGTGGCATGAATTCAAACTCCTATTTGACTAACAATAAGACAATCTCTTGGATCCAATTAAAACAGAATGTGCCTAAATTCACCAGAGAAAGGAAACCAGAAATACATGTACTTGAACACACTGcatttcagatgctttggtgaAGTGATTGTCTTCTCAAGAGAaaagtttagtttgtttgtgcTCTCCATcatcaacaaaaaacaacatcactgtTCTTCTGATGAGCAGAAAGGGCATGGATACAAGCTGTGcacacagcaccctctgctggacaagtTGGTGATTACTTCAAACTATCCAATGTGCTCCTGGGCAggatatttacatatataacaGATTTTTAAGATTTGTGTTTGAATTATCACCTACAACTGcgcttattttgtcaaattctgtaaAAAATTTCAAAAATAGCTCTGTGAAAATTCTGTTTCATAACCAAGCGAAATTGGAAATATATCAAACTGAATCAATATCAAATCAATGACAAATCAATCGCTATACCCAGCCCTAAAAATCAAAGTAAGGTACACATTAGTAGTGAGAACCTATAAGACTATACTTGAGCAAAACAAATCAATCTAAATTGGTGAGAATTTAAAgacctgtctgtgttttttcacaaaataGGCATGTCGTGtttcaaatttaagaaaaatatcaGAATGAAAGATGGGTGGGGGTGTATGAGAGGTGAAATTTggaaaggagaaagagaagtgCAGTGGCAGAGAGAGCGATGGATTGAATGATACCTGCACGCTGGGAAGGGGCTGGAGCAGGACTGAGCTGGATCACGATGACTAGACGGAGGaaagaaaatatacacacacacgcacattacTGCACTGTACTACAGAGACAATCAAACcccctgtgcacacacaaacactccatcATATAAATAATAccatagaaaataaaaagatttttttgGACTTCTATAACTCACTTATTCACTcgtaaaagaaaacacacaaatgtgagcAGTGCATATAGTATAATTCTGCTGGCATTACTCTTTTTCTTACCATCGTCAAATCCTTTTAAAGACCAAAATCACAAACAGTGCATCTCTCGGTACTGTCCTACCCTGCCTGTGGCACTCAGTCGTAAGCTTGCTAATTCCTACTTCAGTTATCTCAAGCATGTTTCTAAAAAAATAGGTCAGACATACATGGCTTCATTGTGAAAAAGTCTCAGTAATGTCGTATACACTGCTGAGCACTGTGGTTTTTACTCAATCACAAGTGAATGATTCTTGGAAACTGTTTTCAAGAGCAGATTATTGCACATTTGATGCTCTGGTGGCAGCATGACAGCAGTGTGGTGAATGTCAACTAGATTTATAATTTGATTACTAACTGCATGGACCTCACTGGTGCCACTTTCTGCAGGGTGgactgaggagaggagggacTGT from Solea solea chromosome 10, fSolSol10.1, whole genome shotgun sequence includes the following:
- the map2k7 gene encoding dual specificity mitogen-activated protein kinase kinase 7 isoform X1; the protein is MSSLEQRLSRIEEKLKQENEEARRRIDLNIDMSPQRSRPRPIIVIQLSPAPAPSQRAALQLPLANDGGSRSSSSESSPQHHPYPSRPRHMLTLPTPPYGLQKSLENAEIDQKLQEIMKQTGYLKIDGQRYPAEVTDLISEGEIGSGTCGQVFKVRFKKTGHVIAVKQMRRTGNKDENKRILMDLDVVLKSHDCPYIIQCYGAIVTNTDVFIAMELMGTCAEKLKKRIQGPIPERILGKMTVAIVKALQYLKEKHGVIHRDVKPSNILLDAKGQIKLCDFGISGRLVDSKAKTRSAGCAAYMAPERIDPPDPTKPDYDIRADVWSLGISLVELATGQFPYKNCKTDFEVLTKVLQEDPPLLPLGMGFSLDFQSFVKDCLTKDHRKRPKYHRLLEHNFIRRYEVLEVDVAGWFQTVMERTESPRSSQCYSHQHQLHSLFSR
- the map2k7 gene encoding dual specificity mitogen-activated protein kinase kinase 7 isoform X2 — encoded protein: MSSLEQRLSRIEEKLKQENEEARRRIDLNIDMSPQRSRPRPTLQLPLANDGGSRSSSSESSPQHHPYPSRPRHMLTLPTPPYGLQKSLENAEIDQKLQEIMKQTGYLKIDGQRYPAEVTDLISEGEIGSGTCGQVFKVRFKKTGHVIAVKQMRRTGNKDENKRILMDLDVVLKSHDCPYIIQCYGAIVTNTDVFIAMELMGTCAEKLKKRIQGPIPERILGKMTVAIVKALQYLKEKHGVIHRDVKPSNILLDAKGQIKLCDFGISGRLVDSKAKTRSAGCAAYMAPERIDPPDPTKPDYDIRADVWSLGISLVELATGQFPYKNCKTDFEVLTKVLQEDPPLLPLGMGFSLDFQSFVKDCLTKDHRKRPKYHRLLEHNFIRRYEVLEVDVAGWFQTVMERTESPRSSQCYSHQHQLHSLFSR